One part of the Cyprinus carpio isolate SPL01 chromosome B12, ASM1834038v1, whole genome shotgun sequence genome encodes these proteins:
- the ep300a gene encoding histone acetyltransferase p300 isoform X4 codes for MAENVLESGPPSAKRPKLSSPALSASASDGNDFGSFFDLEHDLPDELISSSELNLANGGDLGQLHGNLGSGGGAIGGVVSSGQDAAAKHKQLSELLRHGSTSAAQQQGAMGSPAGASMGLFGSMKASPGTQSMGPQGQQHLSMQQATLMQQQQMAGMVGNMNRNMLGAQKGNGQQQPGGPVPQQQNMLGAQMLNGSPRIGHHNPGMGSSSSNLLAEALQQQQTVGGQGGLRAQQPGAMNKMGMNAGSGPYGGPYGQPASQGLGVAGLASQLQNKPGLPNSPAQFNLDKKPVQGLPGMASQPSPGGAAGGAGVAGMVPNAQGTLGPGSAPSAVSATAVGGAPPAADPEKRKLIQQQLVLLLHAHKCQRREQANGEVRQCSLPHCRTMKNVLNHMTHCQAGKSCQVAHCASSRQIISHWKNCTRHDCPVCLPLKNAGDKRNQQTLLGTGGVGLSSSLGNITGGPPSAPHLNTPGQIDPSSIERAYAALGLTYQGNQASPQPVQQTQRAINTMGANSMGVNGAVGGQSQNQQANLLQDTMLHLNMSSQSLMNDNAVGGLGSMPVANPAASGSMRKNWHEDITQDLRNHLVHKLVQAIFPTPDPAALKDRRMENLVAYARKVEGDMYESANSRAEYYHLLAEKIYKIQKELEEKRRTRLQKQGMMPTQPGMPPTGIGQTGPPTGLPTNGPLSDPSVVRPSGPNQLMNRMQNAAGMNPFGNHMGMQSMGQRSTPPLPLSAPLNQGSMGSVRMPQPNVAQMQNQYMQTGQFQGSNPVLGAGSVDMAHPGNDSTVTQQGQMPTLSSLPIGSPLAQPGSAGGAGSGSSVGSLGPNSMSAVPPSSTPTQTTNHCPLFHQNSPSPAHSRTPTPTPGSQTPQPHTPSLPQLATSGSQQQLPLSASSDSAMQPQQQPLGGTSPAVSHSGLSTPNANQHPRTPLSHKGSLPMDGQAATPASVSSVDTSFQQGPSDSATTLEPKVEVKQKVEEDEDEDENEDEDEDEEDMAGGKTGKHEDIKAEEKPEIKKEEPSDGVPMETSSAAAGEDKKPEIKPEPKEEEEGSGSTATHSSPSGVPNKKKIFKPEELRQALMPTLESLYRQDPESLPFRQPVDPSLLGIPDYFDIVKNPMDLSTIKRKLDTGQYQEPWQYVDDIWLMFNNAWLYNRKTSRVYKYCSKLAEGFEQEIDPVMQSLGYCCGRKFEFSPQTLCCYGKQLCTIPRDAAYFSYQNSSPKYGLLADRYHFCEKCFNEIQGESVSLGDDPSQPQTSINKDQFERKKNDMLDPELFVECMDCGRKMHQICVLHNDTIWPSGFVCDGCLKKSNKTRKENKYAAKRLPQTKLGNYLETRVNDFLKRQNHPETGEVTIRVVHVSDKVVEVKPGMKSRFVDSGEMAESFPYRTKALFAFEEVDGVDVCFFGMHVQEYGSDCPPPNQRRVYISYLDSVHFFQPRYLRTSVYYEIILGYLDYAKKQGFTTGHIWACPPSEGDDYIFHCHPPDQKIPKPKRLQEWYRKMLDKSVAERIVHDYKDIFKQATEDRLTSAKELPYFEGDFWPNVLEESIKELEQEEEERKREENSTSNESVDTTKGDSKNAKKKNNKKTSKNKSSLSRANKKKPGMPNVSNDLSQKLYATMEKHKEVFFVIRLIAAPNSNSLLPIVDPDPLMACDLMDGRDAFLTLARDKHLEFSSLRRSKWSTMCMLVELHNQSQDRFVYTCNECKHHVETRFHCTVCEDYDLCITCYNTKGHEHKMEKLGLGLDDESGNQAASSMQNPGDSRRLSIQRCIQSLVHACQCRNANCSLPSCQKMKRVIQHTKGCKRKTNGGCPICKQLIALCCYHAKHCQENKCPVPFCLNIKQKLRQQQLQHRLQQAQMLRRRMASMQRTGQQLPGGNGGLPSPGNNSTTGPSTPTPSTQPPTPQTPTQQCQPPVTQPGIGGVPSQQQQQLAGMAHQYQQMTGSGGMINSPQQPLIPQQQQQPTSVQHFQHANNLPPYVQRPPGSSPLPQSMGKPGMVPGGFPQQQQSNLGQSVMQQHQPPGPPPAAVEIAMKIQRVAETQRQMAQQKILQRNQAPGMMPPHGLHQGPQTQSQMVMNHPGAAMGGPQGMPPQTQAAVARTHMDQQQGMITAGMQQQQTGPQAQLSQVQLQQGQQGAPQLQVPPQQQWNGPGMPQQRTGVMNQMGLQGMVAPQQQQQQTVSQQQQQQQQQGHSGLMGMMGQGGAAPVGTGPGNHPQAAIQDLLRTLRLPSSPHQQQQVLNILRSNPQLMATFIRQRVPRYLGRGGPGAGGGGVQGGPGGGPGIIDGQQMNVNPGTNQGGMHMAQGTTMPMNQLQQQQQQQLQQRSMMGGNLQQQQQIAALQQQQQQQQGVMPNQGANMSNISPQFREIMRRHLQQQQQQQQQQQQQQQQQQQQHMENHAQFQHPQPPQQQGYLGQSGLPPQQPGQPQPGGLQQQQGAPQQNYSGSMSHQQVAAALQQRLQHHQLQMQQQQQQQQQQQQQQQQGALAGLQGADGGPGGGGPLQQQQMQSAQIGSQSQVMLQQALQQRLLQQQQSHLGGGSPAQHNPMSPQQPQQQMSQSPHLQGQQLPNSLSNQVRSPQPSPRPQSQPPNSSPSPRLQPQPSPHRISPQTQTGSPHPGHLPQHHGGMVAPPHPQQQPQVSQQQQQANAMDQGPFGGDQSAMLSQLGGMGALHGQGTNDMLTNNQDMGSNMNPSLDLM; via the exons ATGGCCGAGAACGTTCTGGAGTCTGGCCCGCCTTCAGCCAAGAGGCCTAAACTGTCCTCCCCGGCGCTATCTGCCTCAGCCAGCGATGGAAACg ATTTTGGCTCGTTTTTTGACCTGGAGCATGACCTTCCAGATGAGCTGATCAGTTCCTCGGAGCTGAATCTAGCAAATGGAGGGGACCTCGGCCAGTTGCATGGCAATTTGGGTAGTGGGGGCGGGGCCATTGGAGGAGTTGTGTCCAGTGGCCAGGATGCAGCGGCCAAACACAAGCAACTCTCAGAACTCCTCCGGCATGGATCCACATCTGCAGCACAGCAGCAGGGTGCGATGGGTAGCCCAGCAGGAGCCTCAATGGGGCTATTTGGGAGTATGAAAGCTTCTCCAGGTACTCAGAGCATGGGCCCGCAAGGGCAGCAGCATCTTTCCATGCAGCAGGCCACGCTAATGCAACAACAACAGATGGCAGGGATGGTGGGCAACATGAACAGGAATATGCTCGGAGCGCAGAAAGGCAATGGACAGCAACAGCCAGGAGGACCCGTGCCTCAGCAGCAAAACATGCTGGGAGCGCAGATGTTGAACGGATCGCCCAGAATAGGACATCACAACCCGGGGATGGGCAGCAGCAGTAGTAACTTGCTAGCCGAGGCTCTTCAGCAGCAGCAGACAGTAGGAGGTCAGGGTGGACTGAGGGCACAGCAGCCTGGAGCAATGAACAAG ATGGGGATGAATGCAGGTTCAGGACCCTATGGAGGCCCGTATGGTCAGCCTGCCAGTCAGGGTCTGGGTGTTGCAGGGCTGGCCTCTCAGCTCCAGAACAAACCAGGTCTCCCCAACAGTCCGGCCCAGTTTAACCTCGACAAGAAGCCTGTGCAGGGCTTACCTGGCATG GCTTCCCAGCCTTCCCCTGGAGGTGCTGCCGGAGGCGCAGGAGTGGCTGGCATGGTGCCTAACGCCCAAGGAACTCTCGGGCCCGGATCAGCTCCATCAGCCGTGTCTGCAACTGCGGTGGGAGGAGCTCCTCCAGCGGCCGACCCAGAAAAGCGCAAACTCATACAGCAGCAGCTGGTGCTTTTGCTCCATGCCCACAAGTGCCAGCGGAGGGAGCAGGCCAATGGGGAAGTACGGCAGTGTAGCCTGCCCCATTGTCGCACCATGAAGAACGTCCTCAACCACATGACGCACTGCCAGGCTGGCAAATCTTGCCAAG TGGCGCACTGTGCCTCATCCAGACAGATAATCTCTCACTGGAAGAACTGCACGCGGCATGACTGTCCTGTATGTCTACCACTGAAAAACGCAGGGGACAAGAGGAATCaacaga CTCTCCTAGGCACTGGGGGTGTGGGATTGAGTTCTTCTTTGGGTAATATAACTGGTGGTCCACCCAGTGCCCCCCATCTCAATACCCCAGGGCAGATAGACCCCAGCTCCATTGAGAGGGCTTACGCAGCGCTGGGCCTTACATACCAGGGAAATCAGGCTTCCCCTCAGCCTGTCCAACAAACACAACGGGCAATAAACACAATGG GAGCAAATTCCATGGGAGTAAATGGAGCAGTGGGTGGTCAGTCTCAGAATCAGCAAGCTAACCTTCTCCAGGATACAATGTTGCATCTGAACATGAGCTCCCAGAG TCTGATGAATGACAATGCTGTGGGCGGTTTGGGGTCTATGCCTGTGGCCAACCCAGCTGCCAGTGGCAGCATGAGGAAGAACTGGCACGAGGACATCACCCAGGATCTACGCAACCACTTGGTGCACAAACT AGTCCAGGCCATTTTTCCCACTCCAGACCCAGCTGCACTGAAGGACCGGCGGATGGAGAATCTAGTGGCCTATGCGCGTAAAGTTGAGGGGGATATGTATGAGTCCGCTAACAGCAGG GCAGAGTATTatcacctgctggcagagaagaTTTATAAGATCCAGAAGGAACTGGAAGAGAAGCGAAGGACACGGTTACAGAAGCAGGGCATGATGCCTACTCAGCCTGGTATGCCCCCCACTGGGATTGGTCAGACAGGGCCACCCACAGGACTGCCTACTA ATGGCCCTCTCTCGGATCCTTCAGTGGTGCGGCCTAGTGGTCCAAACCAGTTGATGAACAGGATGCAGAATGCTGCTG GCATGAATCCCTTTGGGAACCATATGGGAATGCAGTCTATGGGCCAGAGATCTACACCTCCTCTTCCACTCAGCGCACCTCTTAACCAG GGAAGCATGGGCAGTGTGAGGATGCCACAGCCAAATGTTGCACAGATGCAAAATCAGTACATGCAAACTGGACAGTTTCAAGGTTCAAATCCTGTTCTTGGTGCTGGATCTGTTGACATGGCACACCCAGGAAATGACAGCACTGTCACTCAA CAGGGGCAAATGCCTACTTTATCATCTTTACCAATCGGCAGTCCTTTAGCCCAGCCTGGGTCTGCTGGAGGGGCAGGCAGCGGGTCTTCAGTGGGCTCTCTGGGCCCCAACAGTATGAGTGCAGTCCCTCCATCGTCCACCCCAACACAGACCACCAACCACTGCCCACTCTTCCACCAGAATTCTCCTTCCCCAGCTCATAGCCGCACACCCACACCCACGCCGGGCTCCCAGACACCCCAGCCTCACACACCCAGCCTACCCCAGTTAGCAACGAGCGGCAGTCAGCAGCAGTTACCTCTGTCCGCCAGTTCTGACAGTGCCATGCAGCCTCAGCAGCAGCCATTAGGAGGAACTTCTCCTGCTGTGTCTCATAGTGGCCTCTCTACGCCAAATGCCAACCAGCATCCCCGCACTCCA TTGTCTCATAAGGGTTCTCTACCAATGGATGGCCAGGCTGCTACCCCTGCCTCCGTCAGCAGTGTGGACACATCATTTCAACAGGGTCCTTCAGATTCCGCAACCACCCTTGAGCCTAAGGTGGAGGTCAAGCAGAAAGTagaagaggatgaggatgaggatgagaatgaggatgaggatgaagatgaagaagacaTGGCAGGAGGAAAAACAGGcaaacatgaagacattaaagCTGAGGAAAAGCCTGAG ATAAAGAAAGAGGAGCCGAGTGACGGTGTGCCAATGGAGACTTCTTCAGCTGCAGCTGGGGAGGACAAAAAGCCAGAGATAAAGCCTGAGCCTAAAGAAGAGGAGGAAGGTTCAGGGTCTACAGCAACCCACAGTTCACCTTCTGGAGTCcctaacaaaaagaaaa TTTTTAAACCAGAGGAGCTGAGGCAGGCCCTGATGCCCACACTGGAGTCTCTTTACCGCCAGGACCCTGAGTCTCTGCCCTTCCGCCAGCCTGTGGACCCTTCATTACTGGGAATACCA GACTATTTTGACATTGTGAAGAATCCCATGGACTTGTCTACTATCAAACGGAAGCTAGACACAGGCCAGTACCAAGAACCATGGCAATACGTGGATGACATCTGGCTCATGTTCAACAACGCCTGGCTGTACAACCGCAAGACGTCACGGGTCTACAAGTACTGCTCCAAGCTGGCGGAGGGGTTTGAACAGGAGATCGACCCGGTCATGCAGAGCCTTGGCTACTGTTGTGGGAGAAAG TTTGAGTTTTCTCCCCAAACTCTGTGCTGCTATGGGAAGCAGCTATGCACTATACCAAGAGATGCTGCTTACTTTAGTTATCAGAACAG TTCACCAAAATATGGGCTTCTTGCTGACAGGTATCACTTCTGTGAGAAGTGTTTCAATGAGATCCAGGGTGAGAGCGTGTCCTTGGGAGATGACCCATCCCAACCTCAAAC ATCTATCAACAAGGATCAGTTTGAAAGGAAGAAAAATGACATGCTCGACCCTGAGCT ATTTGTGGAATGTATGGATTGTGGCCGTAAGATGCATCAGATCTGTGTTTTGCACAATGACACTATATGGCCATCAGG CTTTGTGTGTGATGGCTGTTTGAAGAAGTCCAACAAGACCCGTAAAGAGAACAAATATGCTGCTAAAA GGCTTCCACAGACCAAACTAGGCAACTATTTGGAAACGCGGGTTAATGACTTTCTGAAGCGTCAGAATCATCCAGAAACTGGTGAAGTCACTATTCGTGTTGTTCATGTCTCAGACAAAGTGGTGGAAGTCAAACCAGGCATGAAGTCTAG GTTTGTGGATAGTGGAGAGATGGCAGAGTCTTTCCCATACAGAACGAAAGCTTTATTTGCATTTGAGGAAGTTGATGGTGTTGATGTCTGTTTTTTTGGGATGCATGTGCAAGAGTATGGCTCAGATTGTCCACCCCCTAATCAAAG ACGTGTTTACATATCCTACCTGGACAGTGTCCACTTCTTTCAGCCACGTTATCTGAGAACAAGCGTGTACTATGAGATTATTTTAGGATATCTGGACTATGCCAAAAAACAAGG gtttACCACGGGACACATCTGGGCCTGCCCTCCTAGTGAAGGAGATGATTACATCTTCCACTGTCACCCTCCAGACCAGAAGATACCCAAGCCGAAGCGGCTGCAGGAGTGGTATAGGAAGATGCTGGATAAATCTGTAGCAGAGCGCATCGTGCATGACTACAAG gacATCTTCAAACAGGCAACAGAGGATCGCCTCACCAGCGCCAAAGAACTGCCCTATTTTGAGGGTGATTTCTGGCCCAATGTGCTTGAAGAGAGTATCAAAGAACTAGAGCAAGAAGAGGAGGAAAGGAAGAGGGAGGAGAACAGCACATCCAATGAGAGTGTTGAT ACAACAAAAGGTGACAGCAAAAATGCCAAGAAAAAGAACAACAAGAAGACGAGCAAGAACAAGAGCAGCTTAAGCCGAGCCAACAAAAAGAAGCCGGGCATGCCAAATGTGTCCAATGACCTTTCACAGAAACTCTATGCCACAATGGAAAAGCACAAAGAG GTGTTCTTTGTTATCCGATTGATTGCGGCACCCAATTCCAATTCTCTCCTGCCCATTGTTGACCCGGATCCTTTGATGGCGTGTGATTTGATGGATGGTCGTGATGCCTTCTTAACACTTGCACGGGATAAGCACCTGGAGTTTTCTTCATTGCGGCGCTCCAAATGGAGCACCATGTGCATGTTGGTGGAACTGCATAACCAGAGCCAGGACCGCTTTGTCTATACCTGCAATGAGTGCAAGCACCATGTTGAAACTCGCTTCCATTGCACTGTTTGTGAG GACTATGATCTCTGCATCACTTGCTACAATACAAAAGGTCACGAGCACAAGATGGAAAAACTGGGCTTGGGGTTGGATGACGAAAGCGGCAACCAGGCTGCTTCCTCAATGCAGAATCCTGGAGACTCACGGCGTCTCAGTATTCAGCGGTGCATCCAGTCTCTGGTGCATGCCTGCCAGTGCCGCAATGCCAACTGCTCACTTCCATCTTGCCAGAAAATGAAACGTGTAATTCAACATACCAAAGGCTGCAAGCGTAAAACCAATGGTGGTTGTCCTATCTGCAAGCAGCTCATCGCACTCTGTTGTTACCATGCAAAACACTGCCAAGAGAATAAGTGCCCTGTGCCATTCTGCCTCAACATCAAGCAGAAACTGCGGCAACAACAGCTCCAGCACAGGCTACAGCAGGCCCAGATGCTGCGTAGAAGAATGGCCAGCATGCAAAGGACAGGCCAGCAGCTTCCAGGAGGCAATGGTGGGCTGCCATCTCCTGGGAACAATAGTACTACTGGCCCGAGCACACCAACACCAAGCACTCAGCCCCCTACCCCACAGACGCCCACTCAGCAATGTCAGCCTCCAGTGACTCAACCTGGCATTGGAGGTGTTCCATCACAACAGCAACAGCAGTTGGCAGGGATGGCCCATCAATACCAGCAAATGACTGGAAGTGGTGGGATGATCAACTCCCCACAGCAGCCCCTGATCccacagcagcagcaacagccaACATCCGTTCAGCATTTTCAGCATGCCAACAATCTTCCTCCATATGTGCAAAGACCTCCAGGCTCCTCTCCACTTCCTCAGTCAATGGGAAAGCCAGGCATGGTGCCAGGAGGCTTCCCTCAACAGCAACAGTCAAACCTAGGGCAGTCTGTGATGCAGCAACATCAGCCACCTGGCCCCCCACCTGCTGCTGTAGAAATTGCCATGAAGATTCAACGAGTCGCTGAGACTCAACGGCAAATGGCTCAGCAAAAGATACTGCAAAGAAACCAGGCTCCTGGAATGATGCCTCCACATGGCCTTCATCAGGGTCCCCAAACTCAAAGCCAGATGGTCATGAACCATCCTGGAGCTGCAATGGGTGGGCCTCAGGGAATGCCACCCCAGACACAAGCAGCAGTTGCTCGAACTCACATGGATCAGCAGCAGGGAATGATTACAGCAggcatgcagcagcagcagacagGACCTCAGGCTCAGCTCTCTCAAGTCCAGTTACAGCAGGGCCAGCAAGGAGCACCCCAACTTCAGGTGCCACCACAGCAGCAGTGGAACGGTCCCGGTATGCCTCAGCAGAGAACTGGGGTTATGAACCAAATGGGTCTCCAAGGAATGGTTGCACctcaacaacagcagcagcagacagttagtcagcagcagcagcagcagcagcagcaagggCATTCTGGTTTAATGGGTATGATGGGCCAAGGAGGGGCTGCACCTGTAGGTACTGGCCCTGGAAATCACCCTCAGGCTGCCATACAGGACCTCCTAAGAACCTTAAGGTTACCTAGCTCTCCCCATCAACAACAGCAAGTCCTGAATATACTACGTTCAAACCCTCAGCTCATGGCAACCTTTATCAGGCAACGGGTTCCTAGGTACCTTGGTCGAGGTGGGCCTGGAGCAGGAGGTGGGGGTGTACAAGGAGGACCTGGTGGAGGTCCAGGAATCATTGATGGCCAGCAAATGAATGTAAATCCCGGGACAAATCAAGGAGGTATGCATATGGCACAAGGAACTACCATGCCAATGAATCAGcttcagcaacagcagcagcagcaacttCAACAGCGGTCAATGATGGGTGGAAATTTGCAGCAACAACAGCAAATAGCAGcactgcagcagcaacaacagcagcagcaaggTGTTATGCCCAATCAGGGTGCCAACATGTCTAACATCTCCCCCCAGTTCAGAGAAATTATGAGGCGGCAtttgcagcagcaacagcagcagcagcaacagcaacagcagcagcagcagcagcagcagcaacaacataTGGAAAACCATGCTCAGTTCCAGCATCCTCAACCACCCCAGCAGCAGGGTTATCTTGGGCAATCTGGACTGCCCCCACAGCAGCCTGGCCAACCTCAGCCTGGTGGTCTCCAGCAGCAACAGGGAGCTCCCCAGCAAAACTACTCTGGGTCTATGTCCCATCAGCAGGTTGCAGCAGCTCTGCAACAAAGGTTGCAACACCACCAACTTCAgatgcagcagcagcaacagcaacagcaacaacaacaacaacagcagcagcagggtGCTCTGGCAGGACTCCAGGGTGCTGATGGAGGTCCTGGAGGTGGTGGTCCCCTCCAGCAGCAACAGATGCAGTCGGCTCAAATTGGTTCCCAATCTCAAGTCATGCTTCAGCAAGCTTTGCAGCAACGGCTCCTCCAGCAACAACAGTCACACTTAGGAGGCGGATCTCCTGCTCAACACAATCCCATGAGCCCTCAGCAGCCCCAGCAACAGATGTCCCAGTCTCCCCATTTGCAGGGCCAGCAGTTGCCCAATTCTCTAAGTAACCAAGTCCGCTCACCCCAGCCTTCGCCTCGGCCTCAGTCCCAGCCGCCAAACTCTAGTCCATCTCCTCGCTTGCAGCCCCAGCCTTCACCCCATCGCATCTCGCCGCAGACCCAGACGGGTTCTCCTCATCCAGGTCATCTTCCTCAGCATCACGGGGGCATGGTTGCACCACCACATCCACAGCAACAACCGCAGGTGTCCCAACAGCAGCAACAGGCTAATGCAATGGACCAGGGCCCTTTTGGAGGAGACCAGAGTGCCATGCTTTCACAGCTAGGTGGGATGGGAGCCTTGCATGGGCAAGGGACAAATGATATGCTGACAAATAATCAAGATATGGGGTCGAATATGAATCCCTCGTTAGATTTGATGTAA